One window from the genome of Streptomyces sp. NBC_01476 encodes:
- a CDS encoding RrF2 family transcriptional regulator, producing MKLSGGVEWALHCCVVLTTATDPVPAARLAELHDVSGSYLAKQLQALSRAGLVTSVQGKAGGYALTRAPGLITVLDVVVAVDGPQPAFTCTEIRQRGPLATPAEACTRPCAITRAMAAADAAWRAALREISIADLARGVEEDYGPTALAGIGSWLTGPDQGEATAPHVDHVT from the coding sequence GTGAAATTGTCAGGCGGGGTCGAGTGGGCGCTGCACTGCTGCGTCGTGCTGACCACGGCGACGGACCCGGTGCCCGCGGCGCGGCTCGCGGAGCTGCATGACGTCTCCGGGAGCTACCTGGCCAAACAGCTGCAGGCGCTCTCCCGGGCCGGCCTGGTGACCTCGGTCCAGGGCAAGGCGGGCGGATATGCCCTGACCAGAGCCCCCGGACTGATCACGGTCCTTGACGTCGTGGTGGCGGTCGACGGCCCCCAGCCGGCCTTCACGTGCACCGAGATCCGTCAGCGCGGCCCGCTGGCGACACCAGCGGAGGCCTGCACGCGGCCCTGTGCGATCACCCGCGCGATGGCCGCCGCGGACGCCGCCTGGCGGGCGGCCCTGCGGGAGATATCCATCGCGGATCTCGCCCGGGGCGTCGAGGAGGACTACGGCCCCACCGCGCTCGCGGGCATCGGCAGCTGGCTGACCGGACCGGACCAGGGCGAGGCCACGGCCCCGCACGTTGATCACGTCACCTGA
- a CDS encoding zinc-binding alcohol dehydrogenase family protein, with the protein MAFGAGEGELTGWAVAKAGPIASGPLARVSRPVPAPGPKDLVVRVEACGVCRTDLHLAEGDLPPHRPSTIPGHEIVGRVVAAGAEATRFALGARVGGAWLRSTCGVCRYCRLGRENLCPSSRYTGWDADGGFADITLLPEEYAYALPEDAEAAQLAPLLCAGIIGFRALRRSALPPGGRLGIYGFGASAHLAAQVALAEGATVHVLTRAAAARELALRLGASSARDAYDKPPEPLDSAILFAPVGDLVPVALAALDRGGALAIAGIHLTDIPVLNYQEHLFQERDLRSVTSNTRQDGRDFLATADRIGIRATVTPYPMSQADRALADLAADRVNGAAVLIPDGAAG; encoded by the coding sequence ATGGCATTCGGCGCGGGTGAGGGAGAGCTGACCGGTTGGGCCGTCGCGAAGGCGGGGCCGATCGCCTCGGGGCCACTGGCCCGGGTGAGCCGGCCGGTACCGGCGCCCGGGCCGAAGGACCTGGTGGTACGGGTCGAGGCGTGCGGGGTCTGCCGGACGGACCTGCACCTGGCGGAGGGCGATCTGCCCCCGCACCGCCCGTCCACCATCCCCGGGCACGAGATCGTCGGCCGGGTGGTCGCGGCCGGCGCGGAGGCCACACGGTTCGCCCTGGGCGCACGCGTCGGCGGCGCATGGCTGCGCAGTACCTGCGGGGTCTGCCGCTACTGCCGTCTCGGCCGGGAGAATCTCTGCCCGAGCTCCCGCTACACCGGCTGGGACGCCGACGGCGGCTTCGCCGACATCACGCTGCTGCCCGAGGAGTACGCCTACGCCCTCCCCGAAGACGCCGAGGCAGCGCAGCTGGCGCCCCTGCTGTGCGCGGGGATCATCGGTTTCCGCGCGCTGCGGCGCAGCGCACTGCCCCCCGGCGGGCGGCTCGGCATCTACGGATTCGGCGCCTCGGCCCACCTGGCCGCGCAGGTCGCGCTGGCCGAAGGGGCCACCGTCCACGTGCTGACCCGGGCCGCGGCGGCCCGCGAACTCGCCCTGCGACTGGGCGCGTCGTCGGCGCGGGACGCCTATGACAAGCCGCCTGAGCCGCTCGACTCGGCGATCCTCTTCGCCCCGGTCGGCGACCTCGTACCGGTGGCGCTTGCCGCCCTCGACCGTGGCGGCGCCCTCGCCATCGCCGGCATCCACCTCACCGACATCCCGGTCCTGAATTACCAGGAACACCTCTTCCAGGAACGGGATCTGCGCAGCGTCACCTCCAACACCCGCCAGGACGGCAGGGACTTCCTGGCCACCGCGGACCGGATCGGCATCCGCGCGACCGTCACCCCGTACCCGATGAGCCAGGCGGACCGGGCCCTGGCGGACCTCGCCGCGGACCGCGTCAACGGCGCCGCCGTGCTCATCCCCGACGGGGCCGCGGGCTGA
- a CDS encoding S-(hydroxymethyl)mycothiol dehydrogenase produces the protein MSQEVRGVIAPGKNEPVRVETIVVPDPGPGEAVVKIQACGVCHTDLHYRQGGINDEFPFLLGHEAAGIVESVGADVTTVAPGDFVILNWRAVCGQCRACLRGRPWYCFNTHNAAQRMTLLDGTELSPALGIGAFAEKTLVAAGQCTKVDPAAAPAVAGLLGCGVMAGIGAAINTGNVTRGDSVAVIGCGGVGDAAIAGARLAGANRIIAVDIDARKLEVARRMGATHTVDSSGTDPVEAIRELTGGFGADVVIEAVGRPETYEQAFYARDLAGTVVLVGVPTPEMELKLPLLDVFGRGGALKSSWYGDCLPSRDFPVLIDLYLQGRLDLAAFVSETIELDGIEEAFRRMHDGEVLRSVVVL, from the coding sequence ATGAGCCAGGAAGTACGCGGCGTCATCGCACCGGGCAAGAACGAGCCGGTGCGCGTGGAGACCATCGTGGTCCCGGACCCGGGTCCGGGAGAGGCGGTGGTGAAGATCCAGGCATGCGGGGTCTGTCACACCGACCTGCACTACAGACAGGGCGGGATCAATGACGAGTTCCCCTTCCTGCTGGGCCACGAGGCCGCCGGAATCGTGGAGTCGGTGGGTGCGGACGTGACCACCGTCGCGCCCGGTGACTTCGTCATCCTCAACTGGCGTGCCGTGTGCGGCCAGTGCCGGGCCTGCCTGCGCGGCCGGCCGTGGTACTGCTTCAACACCCACAACGCAGCGCAGCGGATGACCCTCCTCGACGGGACCGAACTCTCCCCGGCGCTGGGGATCGGCGCCTTCGCCGAGAAGACGCTGGTCGCGGCGGGGCAGTGCACCAAGGTCGACCCGGCCGCGGCCCCGGCGGTCGCCGGGCTGCTCGGCTGCGGTGTGATGGCGGGCATCGGCGCGGCGATCAACACCGGCAACGTCACCCGCGGCGATTCGGTGGCCGTGATCGGCTGCGGCGGTGTCGGCGACGCCGCCATCGCCGGGGCCCGGCTGGCGGGCGCGAACCGGATCATCGCCGTCGACATCGACGCGAGGAAGCTGGAGGTGGCGCGGCGCATGGGCGCCACCCACACCGTCGACTCGAGCGGGACCGACCCGGTCGAGGCGATCCGCGAGCTGACCGGCGGCTTCGGCGCCGATGTCGTCATCGAGGCGGTCGGCCGCCCGGAGACCTACGAACAGGCCTTCTACGCAAGGGACCTGGCCGGGACGGTGGTCCTGGTCGGCGTTCCCACGCCCGAGATGGAGCTGAAGCTGCCGCTGCTGGACGTCTTCGGACGCGGCGGGGCGCTCAAGTCCTCCTGGTACGGGGACTGTCTGCCCAGCCGCGACTTCCCCGTGCTGATCGACCTCTATCTGCAGGGCCGGCTGGATCTGGCGGCGTTCGTCAGCGAGACCATCGAACTGGACGGCATCGAGGAGGCGTTCCGGCGGATGCACGACGGCGAGGTGCTGCGATCGGTGGTCGTCCTGTGA
- a CDS encoding PRC-barrel domain-containing protein, translating into MTGATAPFTIGTEVSCTDGDCGSLIRVVVDPVARALTHLVVGPRHRWTAGHLVPVALVDPAAPPIRLNCTTAEFAALPSAEEEHFLPGFDNEWGYETGDILAWPYYGAGLGTGIGGTVAMEPLPTDPGPSAIMRDRVPVGEVEIVRGEPVHATDGAIGRVQGLVVDSADHHVTHVLLDEGHLWGRRRVAIPIGAVAGVAGEVRLSLTKDEVRDLPPVDLAG; encoded by the coding sequence ATGACAGGCGCGACAGCACCGTTCACGATCGGTACCGAGGTCTCCTGCACGGACGGCGACTGCGGGAGTCTCATCCGGGTCGTCGTCGATCCGGTCGCCCGTGCGCTCACCCATCTCGTGGTCGGACCCCGGCACCGGTGGACGGCGGGACACCTCGTCCCCGTCGCCCTGGTGGACCCCGCGGCCCCGCCGATCCGGCTGAACTGCACCACCGCGGAGTTCGCCGCGCTGCCCAGCGCCGAGGAGGAGCACTTCCTGCCGGGCTTCGACAACGAGTGGGGTTACGAGACCGGCGACATCCTGGCCTGGCCCTACTACGGCGCCGGCCTGGGTACGGGCATCGGCGGCACCGTCGCCATGGAGCCGCTGCCGACCGATCCGGGGCCGAGCGCGATCATGCGCGACCGGGTGCCCGTCGGCGAGGTGGAGATCGTCCGCGGTGAGCCCGTGCACGCCACCGACGGCGCGATCGGCCGGGTGCAGGGCCTGGTCGTCGACAGCGCCGACCACCATGTCACCCATGTGCTCCTCGACGAAGGTCACCTGTGGGGCCGGCGGCGCGTCGCCATCCCGATCGGCGCGGTGGCGGGGGTCGCGGGCGAGGTCCGGCTCAGCCTCACCAAGGACGAGGTCCGCGACCTGCCGCCGGTCGATCTCGCCGGATGA
- a CDS encoding DUF2267 domain-containing protein, producing MDFPEFVQDVATRAQLSREEAADLSRACAELLGHLLSSGEARDLALELPDELGQYVRLGAERHERFDFQEAVSRIQQRVGLSEPESDQGLRAVLATLREAVSEREFTNAMSQIGHEFLQVIR from the coding sequence ATGGACTTCCCGGAATTCGTTCAGGACGTGGCCACACGTGCGCAGCTGTCACGCGAGGAAGCCGCCGACCTCAGCCGGGCCTGCGCCGAGCTGCTGGGGCACCTGCTCAGTTCCGGGGAGGCGCGGGACCTCGCTCTCGAACTCCCCGACGAACTGGGCCAGTACGTTCGCCTGGGCGCCGAGCGCCACGAGCGGTTCGACTTCCAGGAGGCGGTGAGCCGGATCCAGCAGCGGGTCGGACTCTCCGAGCCGGAGAGCGACCAGGGGCTCCGGGCGGTCCTGGCGACACTCCGTGAGGCGGTCAGCGAACGCGAGTTCACCAACGCGATGTCGCAGATCGGCCATGAGTTCCTGCAGGTCATCCGCTAG
- a CDS encoding SDR family NAD(P)-dependent oxidoreductase codes for MKTIVIAGGTDGIGKALAATRLSGGDTVVVIGRNEVKGKAFLDHAEETGARDRAFFVRADLSLVAENERVVTTVRAQFPVVDTLVFCARHYRSKRTETAEGLEENFALFYLSRYLLGHGLADSLTASGGPVVVNVAGPGASLSVVHWNDLELRRGYHGGAALGQGGKLNDLLGVTFAERYADRGIRYVLIHPGVTATSFSGVYDEETLRHITAMQTYAKPVESALPPILTAIDAPPAQALSAFVEGRRIGVEDHDFDRDAARRLEAVTERILLERAGRDDALPGN; via the coding sequence GTGAAGACGATCGTGATCGCCGGCGGTACCGACGGCATCGGCAAGGCACTCGCCGCCACCCGCCTCAGCGGCGGCGACACCGTCGTCGTGATCGGCCGCAACGAGGTCAAAGGAAAGGCGTTCCTGGACCACGCCGAGGAGACCGGCGCCCGGGACCGGGCCTTCTTCGTCCGGGCGGACCTCAGCCTGGTCGCGGAGAACGAACGGGTCGTCACCACCGTGCGGGCACAGTTCCCGGTGGTGGACACCCTGGTGTTCTGCGCCCGGCACTACCGCAGCAAGCGCACCGAGACGGCCGAAGGGCTGGAGGAGAACTTCGCGCTGTTCTACCTCAGCCGCTACCTGCTCGGCCACGGTCTGGCCGACTCCCTGACGGCGTCCGGCGGGCCGGTGGTGGTGAACGTGGCCGGCCCCGGCGCGAGCCTGAGCGTGGTGCACTGGAACGACCTGGAACTGCGGCGCGGCTACCACGGCGGCGCCGCACTCGGACAGGGCGGAAAGCTCAACGACCTGCTCGGCGTCACCTTCGCCGAACGGTACGCGGACCGCGGGATCCGTTACGTCCTGATCCACCCGGGCGTCACGGCGACCAGCTTCTCCGGGGTGTACGACGAGGAGACGCTCCGGCACATCACGGCGATGCAGACCTACGCCAAGCCGGTGGAGTCGGCCCTTCCGCCGATCCTCACCGCCATCGACGCACCTCCCGCGCAGGCGCTGAGCGCCTTCGTGGAGGGCCGGCGGATCGGCGTTGAGGACCACGACTTCGACCGCGACGCCGCCCGCCGGCTGGAGGCCGTGACGGAGCGGATCCTGCTGGAGCGTGCGGGGCGCGACGATGCGCTGCCCGGGAATTGA
- a CDS encoding SDR family oxidoreductase encodes MKFTVIGGTGLIGSQVVRKLNAAGHEATPAALSTGVDLITGKGLDQALEGASTVINLANSPTFDAASLDFFRATMNNLLTAGERAGVEHQVILSIVGVDRVPQLDYYRAKALQEELLQQGPTPYSIVRATQFFEFMDAVLSWTSDASTVRLPATPLQPIAAADVADAVVEAATGAPLRGIRNIAGPDVFSLDELGKITLAAQQDTRTVVTDDRAGMFAVVPGDVLVPGPDAHLAPTHYRDWIRTAR; translated from the coding sequence ATGAAGTTCACCGTCATCGGCGGTACCGGTCTGATCGGCTCGCAGGTGGTGCGGAAGCTGAACGCGGCCGGGCACGAGGCCACCCCGGCGGCACTGTCCACCGGCGTCGACCTGATCACCGGGAAGGGCCTGGACCAGGCGCTGGAAGGCGCCTCCACCGTGATCAACCTGGCGAACTCGCCGACCTTCGACGCCGCGTCCCTGGACTTCTTCCGCGCGACCATGAACAACCTGCTCACCGCGGGAGAGCGCGCCGGTGTCGAGCACCAGGTGATCCTCTCGATCGTCGGCGTGGACCGGGTCCCCCAGCTGGACTACTACCGGGCCAAGGCGCTGCAGGAGGAGCTGCTCCAGCAGGGGCCGACGCCGTACTCGATCGTCCGCGCCACCCAGTTCTTCGAGTTCATGGACGCGGTCCTGTCCTGGACCTCCGACGCGTCCACCGTCCGGCTGCCCGCCACCCCGCTGCAGCCGATCGCCGCCGCGGATGTGGCCGACGCGGTCGTCGAGGCCGCCACCGGTGCTCCGCTGCGGGGAATCCGGAACATCGCGGGACCGGACGTCTTCTCCCTCGACGAACTCGGCAAGATCACCCTGGCCGCGCAGCAGGACACCCGGACCGTCGTGACCGACGACCGGGCCGGCATGTTCGCGGTCGTCCCCGGCGACGTACTCGTCCCAGGACCGGACGCCCACCTGGCACCCACCCACTACCGGGACTGGATCCGCACGGCCCGCTGA
- a CDS encoding MFS transporter, giving the protein MTKLLTHAFGSLSVRNFRLFATGQVVSAAGTWMMVVVQDWLVLGLTGNSGPALGAVTAFQFTPVLLLTLHGGRLADRHDKRLLLTVANLVAGVLALALSLLVFAHEVRLWHVYGLALGLGVVNAVEVPTRLAFVSEMVGADLLPNASALSAAYFSTARVVGPALAGLLLSAVGTGWVMLLNALSYLATVSTLRMIRPAELRRGPRPVSRPRVRDGLRYVLGRRDLVLPLALVAVVGLFGMNFQLTLPLLAKTVFHADAASFGLLSSTFAAGSLVAALATTGRRRRPPGSLVIGSALAFGGLESLAGLAPSFAAAMVLLFFVGFTAIHFAQAANHRIQLGSDPRYRGRVMALYTLILQGSTPLGALAVGWLAQHQGARSGLVLGGLGSLAAGACALAYERRDRGGHRTDGRQPTAEPGTPGEEPALL; this is encoded by the coding sequence ATGACGAAGCTGCTCACCCACGCGTTCGGCTCCCTGTCGGTACGGAACTTCCGGCTCTTCGCCACCGGTCAGGTCGTCTCCGCCGCGGGCACCTGGATGATGGTCGTGGTCCAGGACTGGCTGGTCCTCGGCCTGACCGGCAACTCGGGGCCCGCGCTGGGCGCCGTGACCGCCTTCCAGTTCACCCCGGTGCTGCTGCTGACCCTGCACGGCGGCCGGCTCGCCGACCGCCACGACAAACGCCTGCTGCTCACCGTGGCCAATCTGGTCGCCGGTGTACTGGCCCTGGCGCTCTCCCTGCTGGTGTTCGCGCACGAGGTCCGGCTGTGGCACGTCTACGGTCTCGCGCTCGGCCTGGGCGTCGTCAACGCGGTCGAGGTCCCGACGCGGCTGGCGTTCGTGAGCGAGATGGTCGGCGCCGATCTGCTGCCGAACGCGTCGGCGCTCAGCGCCGCGTACTTCAGCACCGCCCGGGTCGTCGGCCCGGCGCTGGCCGGGCTGCTCCTCAGCGCGGTGGGCACCGGCTGGGTGATGCTGCTCAACGCCCTCAGCTACCTGGCGACGGTGTCGACCCTGCGGATGATCCGGCCCGCCGAGCTGAGGCGAGGCCCGCGCCCGGTCTCCCGCCCCCGCGTACGGGACGGCCTGCGGTACGTTCTGGGCCGCCGGGATCTGGTGCTGCCCCTGGCCCTGGTGGCCGTGGTCGGGCTGTTCGGGATGAACTTCCAGCTGACCCTGCCGCTGCTGGCCAAAACGGTCTTCCACGCGGACGCGGCTTCCTTCGGCCTGCTGTCCAGCACCTTCGCGGCCGGTTCCCTCGTCGCGGCGCTGGCCACCACCGGCCGCCGCCGGCGGCCCCCGGGCTCCTTGGTGATCGGCTCCGCGCTGGCCTTCGGGGGGCTGGAAAGCCTGGCGGGGCTGGCACCCTCGTTCGCTGCCGCGATGGTGCTGCTCTTCTTCGTGGGCTTCACGGCGATCCACTTCGCCCAGGCAGCGAACCACCGGATCCAGCTCGGCAGCGATCCGCGCTACCGCGGCCGTGTGATGGCGCTCTACACCCTGATCCTCCAGGGCTCCACGCCGCTGGGCGCGCTGGCCGTCGGCTGGCTGGCGCAGCATCAAGGCGCCCGCTCCGGCCTCGTCCTGGGCGGTCTGGGCTCGCTGGCCGCCGGGGCGTGCGCGCTCGCCTACGAGCGGCGCGACCGGGGAGGTCACCGGACGGACGGACGGCAGCCGACGGCCGAACCCGGCACGCCCGGCGAGGAGCCCGCTCTGCTGTGA
- a CDS encoding acyl-CoA carboxylase subunit epsilon, which translates to MTESNDSHQLRVERGAASPEELAALIAVLLSRTAAEADPPAAAEPVPTARWRRPERVYLFDAPRVWRAYDRVGG; encoded by the coding sequence ATGACCGAGTCGAACGATTCCCACCAGCTCCGCGTGGAGCGCGGCGCCGCCTCTCCGGAGGAACTCGCGGCGCTGATCGCCGTCCTGCTCTCCCGTACGGCCGCCGAGGCCGACCCGCCGGCCGCGGCCGAGCCGGTACCGACGGCCAGATGGCGGCGGCCCGAGCGGGTGTACCTCTTCGACGCTCCGCGGGTCTGGCGCGCGTACGACCGCGTCGGCGGCTGA
- a CDS encoding alpha-L-rhamnosidase-related protein, translating to METPHLPRHRAWIVFLVAAAWITAGFAPSTATATATTATTAAGSPGARTATAPAAPLAPAATAGRSAGDAYIYAPAGRTLAPVAVQGTSGTVGSPQNVLSGASTRISGANSFLVLDFGKEVGGLVTLRFAGSSGSQQVGLAFSESSLYTGPVSDLSSGTVYSGSGTDGALYTTVNGAGTSTMPADKLRGGFRYLTVFMNSSGWVDLDGVSLAFTGAAGMSDPRAYTNYFYSNDALLNKIWYAGAYTVQMDTIDPATGRMYPPPAAGWENNAVIGSGAGILSDGAKRDRAVWPGDLGISLPTAYASTNDVVSAKNALNSLYQHQNSATGELEYGGPAVNFYGSDTYHTWSLIGTATYYTYSADKAWLDSVWSRYKLGMGFITAKIDGNGLLNVTGTQDWARGGQGGENIEANALLYAALTGGATLARAEGDTADAAGWQQRAATLKSAVNQRLWNSAVGLYRDNPGSTLYPQDGNSLAVWYGLTDTAAKNTAIAHGLAARWNAFGAASPEKDGGAIGTFPGSMEVQAHFVADDDLNALTLIRREWGYMLNSPSGTGSTFWEGFRSDGSFDYGGTYMSLAHGWGTGPTSALTFYLLGLSPTATDQYDFVPHPGDLTHVEGTIAMPQGSVAGSWDDDAAAGTLAGHLTGPAGTTGRIGVPTYGSAGVSVSVNGATVWSGGAFHAGAGLTGGSTDGSYVYLTGVAAGSYTIAATGLAAPAPFATSVTGSGLPAGYTLCATEGGTCTPSGTQVLAYGAGGYAYRTVSGATACSSASFGGSDPAYGVLKSCYLAPAGGPSGYTSCAAEHGTCAVSGTREVAYGAGGAFRFQVVTGSVACGNDAFGTDPVFNVAKSCYVAPSGAPAGNWTACAAEHSPCGVTRSQPVAFGANGAFWLGRSNGSTVCGTDTMGVDPIYGVAKSCYAWSGAPAGFPATCSTENGTCSLNGRRTVAYGADGDYLYATFTGSAPCTNAAFGADPIPGIAKSCYTTS from the coding sequence GTGGAAACCCCCCACCTGCCCCGACACCGTGCCTGGATCGTCTTCCTCGTCGCCGCCGCCTGGATCACGGCCGGCTTCGCGCCGAGCACCGCCACCGCCACCGCCACGACTGCCACCACCGCTGCCGGCTCCCCGGGCGCCCGCACCGCCACCGCGCCGGCCGCGCCACTCGCACCGGCCGCCACCGCCGGCCGCTCCGCCGGGGACGCGTACATCTACGCTCCCGCCGGCCGGACACTCGCCCCCGTCGCGGTCCAGGGCACCTCCGGCACGGTCGGCTCACCGCAGAATGTGCTCTCCGGTGCCTCGACCCGCATCTCCGGCGCCAACTCCTTCCTCGTGCTGGACTTCGGCAAGGAGGTCGGCGGCCTGGTGACGCTGAGGTTCGCCGGGTCGAGCGGCAGCCAGCAAGTGGGCCTCGCCTTCAGCGAGTCGTCGCTGTACACCGGCCCGGTCAGCGATCTGAGCAGCGGCACGGTGTACTCCGGCTCGGGCACCGACGGCGCCCTGTACACCACCGTGAACGGCGCCGGCACCTCCACGATGCCGGCCGACAAACTCCGCGGCGGATTCCGCTACCTGACGGTCTTCATGAACTCGTCCGGCTGGGTCGACCTCGACGGCGTCTCGCTGGCGTTCACCGGGGCCGCCGGGATGAGCGACCCGCGTGCGTACACCAACTACTTCTACTCGAACGACGCGCTGCTCAACAAGATCTGGTACGCCGGTGCCTACACCGTGCAGATGGACACCATCGACCCCGCCACCGGCCGCATGTACCCGCCGCCCGCCGCCGGCTGGGAGAACAACGCGGTGATCGGCTCGGGAGCCGGCATCCTCAGCGACGGCGCCAAGCGCGACCGCGCGGTGTGGCCGGGCGACCTGGGCATATCGCTGCCCACCGCGTACGCGTCGACGAACGACGTCGTCTCGGCCAAGAACGCCCTCAACAGCCTCTACCAGCACCAGAATTCCGCGACCGGTGAGCTGGAGTACGGCGGCCCCGCGGTCAACTTCTACGGCTCCGACACTTATCACACCTGGTCCCTCATCGGGACCGCCACCTACTACACCTACTCCGCCGACAAGGCGTGGCTGGACTCCGTCTGGAGCCGCTACAAGCTCGGCATGGGCTTCATCACCGCGAAGATCGACGGCAACGGCCTGCTGAACGTCACCGGAACCCAGGACTGGGCCCGCGGCGGCCAGGGCGGTGAGAACATCGAGGCCAACGCGCTGCTCTACGCGGCCCTCACCGGCGGTGCGACGCTCGCCCGCGCCGAGGGCGACACCGCCGACGCGGCCGGCTGGCAGCAGCGGGCGGCCACCCTCAAGTCGGCGGTGAACCAGCGGCTGTGGAACAGCGCCGTCGGTCTCTACCGTGACAACCCCGGCAGCACCCTCTACCCGCAGGACGGCAACTCACTGGCCGTCTGGTACGGACTGACCGACACCGCCGCCAAGAACACCGCGATCGCCCACGGGCTCGCCGCACGGTGGAACGCCTTCGGTGCCGCCAGTCCCGAGAAGGACGGCGGCGCGATCGGTACCTTCCCCGGCTCGATGGAGGTGCAGGCCCACTTCGTCGCCGACGACGACCTCAACGCGCTGACGCTGATCCGGCGCGAGTGGGGCTACATGCTCAACAGCCCGTCCGGCACCGGCAGTACGTTCTGGGAGGGCTTCCGCTCCGACGGATCCTTCGACTACGGCGGCACGTACATGAGCCTCGCGCACGGCTGGGGCACCGGTCCGACGTCCGCCCTGACCTTCTACCTCCTGGGTCTGTCGCCGACCGCCACCGATCAGTACGACTTCGTGCCGCACCCCGGCGATCTCACTCACGTCGAGGGCACGATCGCGATGCCGCAGGGCAGCGTGGCGGGCAGTTGGGACGACGACGCGGCCGCGGGCACCCTCGCCGGACACCTGACCGGCCCGGCCGGGACCACCGGGCGGATCGGCGTACCGACGTACGGCTCGGCCGGCGTCAGCGTCTCCGTGAACGGGGCCACCGTGTGGAGCGGCGGGGCCTTCCACGCCGGCGCGGGCCTCACCGGCGGCTCCACCGACGGGAGTTATGTGTACCTCACCGGCGTCGCGGCCGGCAGCTACACGATCGCCGCGACCGGTCTCGCGGCGCCCGCCCCCTTCGCGACGTCCGTCACGGGCTCCGGTCTCCCGGCCGGCTACACCCTCTGTGCGACCGAGGGCGGCACCTGCACGCCGAGCGGTACGCAGGTGCTGGCCTACGGCGCCGGCGGCTATGCCTACCGCACGGTCAGCGGCGCCACCGCCTGCTCCAGCGCGTCCTTCGGCGGCTCCGACCCGGCGTACGGCGTCCTCAAATCCTGTTATCTGGCTCCCGCCGGCGGGCCGTCGGGCTACACCTCCTGCGCGGCCGAGCACGGCACCTGCGCCGTCAGCGGCACCCGGGAAGTCGCCTACGGCGCGGGCGGGGCCTTCCGGTTCCAGGTCGTCACCGGCAGCGTCGCCTGCGGCAACGACGCCTTCGGCACGGACCCCGTCTTCAACGTGGCGAAGAGCTGTTACGTGGCGCCGTCCGGAGCACCGGCCGGCAACTGGACCGCCTGCGCCGCCGAGCACTCCCCCTGTGGCGTCACCCGCTCGCAGCCGGTCGCGTTCGGCGCCAACGGGGCCTTCTGGCTGGGCCGTTCGAACGGATCGACGGTCTGCGGCACCGACACGATGGGTGTCGATCCGATCTACGGCGTCGCCAAGTCCTGCTACGCGTGGAGCGGCGCCCCGGCCGGCTTCCCGGCCACCTGCTCCACGGAGAACGGCACCTGTTCGCTGAACGGCCGCCGCACCGTGGCATACGGCGCCGACGGCGACTACCTCTACGCGACCTTCACCGGCAGTGCTCCCTGCACGAACGCCGCCTTCGGCGCCGACCCGATCCCGGGCATCGCGAAGTCCTGCTACACGACGTCCTGA
- a CDS encoding MBL fold metallo-hydrolase, whose protein sequence is MSAPRIERVVTSGTFSLDGGTWDVDNNVWIVGDDSEAVVIDAAHDADAIAEALGDRTLLGVICTHAHNDHIDAAPDLAARTGAPILLHPDDLPLWRQTHPDRSPDAELVDGQTITVAGTELAVLHTPGHAPGAVCLYSAALGTVFTGDTLFQGGPGATGRSFSDFPTIIDSVRDRLLTLPADTVVHTGHGDSTTIGAERPHLQEWIDRGH, encoded by the coding sequence GTGAGCGCGCCGCGGATCGAACGTGTGGTCACCTCCGGCACGTTCTCGCTGGACGGCGGGACGTGGGACGTCGACAACAACGTGTGGATCGTGGGCGACGACTCCGAGGCGGTGGTGATCGACGCGGCGCACGACGCCGACGCGATCGCCGAGGCCCTGGGCGACCGCACCCTGCTGGGTGTGATCTGCACCCACGCCCACAACGACCACATCGACGCGGCCCCTGACCTGGCCGCACGCACCGGAGCGCCCATCCTGCTCCACCCGGACGACCTGCCCCTGTGGCGGCAGACCCACCCCGACCGCTCACCGGACGCCGAGTTGGTCGACGGGCAGACCATCACGGTCGCGGGTACGGAACTGGCGGTGCTGCACACCCCGGGTCACGCGCCCGGCGCGGTCTGCCTGTACTCCGCGGCGCTCGGTACGGTCTTCACCGGGGACACCCTCTTCCAGGGCGGCCCCGGGGCGACCGGCCGCTCGTTCTCGGACTTCCCGACGATCATCGACTCGGTCCGCGACCGCCTGCTCACCCTGCCGGCCGACACAGTCGTCCACACCGGACACGGCGACTCGACCACGATCGGCGCGGAGCGGCCGCACCTCCAGGAGTGGATCGACCGCGGTCACTGA